A region of Polyangiaceae bacterium DNA encodes the following proteins:
- a CDS encoding TetR/AcrR family transcriptional regulator encodes MSRAAPAKRQREKRRSTQVRQVELADAALQIIATRGIAALTTRTLAAQVGLTGGAIFRHFPSLSALLDAVVERVEAVLDTTYPPAGLPARERLERFIEARSSAVGNQLGILRLVSSEQFQLALPNDGAARLGRCAERTRAFLVGAIREAQEEGTIRDDVEPAALSVVVMGTMRMLALSTAKAGPHGRPAETKLVRRALATLLEPPKPSRRKTPR; translated from the coding sequence ATGTCAAGGGCTGCGCCTGCGAAAAGACAGCGCGAGAAGCGGCGTTCGACACAGGTCCGACAGGTCGAGCTAGCCGACGCCGCGCTCCAAATCATCGCCACCCGTGGCATCGCGGCGCTGACGACCCGCACGCTGGCAGCGCAGGTTGGGCTGACGGGGGGCGCCATCTTCCGGCACTTCCCTTCGCTGTCCGCGCTGCTCGACGCGGTCGTCGAGCGGGTCGAGGCGGTCCTCGACACGACCTACCCGCCCGCTGGCCTGCCCGCGCGAGAGCGGCTGGAGCGCTTCATCGAGGCCAGAAGCAGCGCGGTGGGGAACCAGCTGGGGATCCTGCGACTGGTATCCTCCGAGCAGTTTCAGCTCGCGCTGCCCAACGACGGCGCGGCACGACTTGGACGCTGTGCCGAACGGACGCGCGCCTTCTTGGTCGGTGCCATCCGCGAGGCGCAGGAGGAGGGCACGATTCGCGATGACGTGGAGCCCGCGGCGCTCTCGGTCGTCGTCATGGGCACCATGCGGATGCTGGCGTTGTCCACGGCCAAAGCGGGCCCGCACGGGCGCCCCGCCGAGACGAAGCTCGTGCGGCGAGCGCTCGCCACGTTGCTGGAGCCGCCCAAGCCGTCGAGGCGAAAGACTCCCCGCTGA
- a CDS encoding ABC transporter ATP-binding protein, which translates to MILADAVQAIGLRKTFGAGSSEVVALDDVDLALATGTVSALLGPSGAGKSTLVKALGLVSLAEAGEVIFEGRRVVKDGVALTDVARLRRLHLGFVFQKANLISFLTARENVEVACEFGGKADGRRRALELLDYLEVGNRASAYPDTLSGGEQQRVAIARALANEPSLILADEPTAALDSKRSRAVMELFQKVAHERGAAVLVVTHDHRALDVFDVLYQMEDGRLRRGYSADGAVPAHR; encoded by the coding sequence ATGATCTTGGCGGACGCAGTGCAGGCCATCGGGCTCAGGAAGACCTTCGGCGCGGGCTCTTCGGAGGTCGTCGCTCTCGACGACGTGGATCTGGCGCTCGCCACGGGGACCGTGTCGGCGCTTCTCGGGCCGAGCGGCGCAGGCAAGTCGACGTTGGTCAAGGCACTCGGATTGGTCTCGCTCGCGGAGGCCGGGGAGGTGATCTTCGAAGGTCGGCGCGTCGTGAAGGACGGCGTGGCGCTCACCGACGTCGCCCGCTTGCGCCGCTTGCACCTGGGATTCGTGTTTCAGAAGGCGAACCTCATCTCCTTCTTGACCGCCCGAGAGAACGTCGAGGTCGCGTGTGAGTTCGGCGGCAAGGCGGACGGAAGGCGGCGCGCCCTCGAGCTCCTCGACTACCTCGAGGTCGGCAACCGCGCCTCGGCCTACCCGGACACTCTGAGCGGAGGCGAGCAGCAACGGGTGGCCATCGCCCGCGCCCTGGCCAACGAGCCATCGCTGATCCTGGCCGACGAGCCGACGGCCGCGCTCGACAGCAAGCGCAGCCGCGCGGTCATGGAGCTGTTCCAGAAGGTGGCGCACGAGCGCGGCGCTGCCGTGCTGGTAGTCACGCACGACCACCGCGCGCTCGACGTCTTCGACGTGCTGTATCAGATGGAAGACGGCAGACTTCGCCGGGGCTACTCCGCCGACGGCGCCGTGCCCGCTCACCGCTGA
- the cphA gene encoding cyanophycin synthetase: protein MELLERRVYRGPSLYAHFPVVRLTVDLGVLEAWPSAKIPGFNQGLLAAIPTLAAHTCSFGTEGGFVRRLSEDGGTWLGHVLEHVAIELQQLTGANVVFGKTRSEGAPGRYHVVYEYEEERVAEAAGELAVKLLHHLLPPELRPTSDDEEAPFDFEKELVELIAFAQRRQLGPSTGALVRAAEARDIPWMRLNDYSLVQFGHGKYQKRIQATVTSETRHIAVSIASDKEETNRILGDLGLPVPRQDLVRSADGAVRAAARLGYPVVVKPLDANHGRGVSLDLRSEAEVRVAFEKAREHARSVVVESFLSGFDHRMLVVGGELIAVAKRVPGHVVGDGEHSIAELVDIVNADPRRGIGHEKVLTRIELDEQAERLMQARGFTRSTVLPAGEICFLRGTGNLSTGGTAIDLTDVVHPDNREMAVRAAKAIGLDVCGVDFITPDVSESYREVGGGICEVNAAPGFRMHVAPTEGKPRDVAGPVMDMLFPPGAPARIPIAAVTGTNGKTTTARMLAHIQKMNGHTVGLATTDGVYIDGERTVAGDMTGPRSAQMVLRDPSVDLAVLETARGGLLRAGMGYRSCNVGAVLNVTADHLDSKGVTTLEQLAEVKRIVVEVTRDCAVLNADDRLCLRMADHTNAARIAYVTMNPRHELVRQHLRAGGLAAVLEEGINGHMITIFDKGAHLPLLWTHLIPATFEGKALHNVQNAMFAAVMAYAMGVKIENIRQGLRTFDTSYFQVPGRMNVFNDLPFKVILDYAHNPAAVQVMADLALKLECSGRRICVLSAPGDRRDEDIRAMARIAGKAFDRLILRRDDDLRGRGSDEVPLMLQDELLQSGFPKENIELIPDEQAAIDAALRGSKRGDLLVVFADMISRSWKQVIYFKPESAGGSSPPSAPGAGTEPSGGSALESSGLGVESNRDLLEGAQVIQDDRGVRLARERED, encoded by the coding sequence ATGGAACTTCTCGAGCGCCGCGTCTACCGCGGACCCAGCCTGTACGCGCACTTCCCCGTCGTTCGCCTGACGGTGGACCTCGGAGTCCTCGAAGCGTGGCCGAGCGCCAAGATCCCCGGCTTCAACCAGGGGCTGCTCGCCGCGATCCCGACGCTCGCGGCCCACACCTGCTCCTTCGGCACCGAGGGTGGGTTCGTCCGGCGGCTCTCGGAGGACGGTGGGACCTGGCTCGGTCACGTGCTCGAGCACGTCGCGATCGAGCTTCAGCAGCTCACGGGCGCGAACGTCGTGTTCGGCAAGACGCGGAGCGAGGGAGCGCCCGGGCGCTACCACGTCGTCTACGAGTACGAGGAGGAGCGCGTCGCCGAGGCAGCCGGGGAGCTCGCGGTGAAGTTGCTCCACCACCTGCTCCCGCCCGAGCTCAGGCCCACGAGCGACGACGAGGAGGCGCCCTTCGATTTCGAGAAGGAGCTCGTCGAGCTGATCGCCTTCGCGCAGCGGCGCCAGCTCGGCCCGTCCACCGGCGCGCTGGTGCGTGCCGCCGAGGCGCGCGACATCCCTTGGATGCGCCTCAACGACTACAGCCTGGTCCAGTTCGGACACGGCAAGTACCAGAAGCGGATCCAGGCCACCGTCACCAGCGAGACCCGCCACATCGCGGTCTCCATCGCCTCGGACAAGGAGGAGACGAACCGCATCCTGGGCGATCTCGGCTTGCCGGTCCCGCGCCAGGATCTGGTGCGCAGCGCGGACGGGGCCGTGCGCGCAGCCGCCCGGCTCGGCTATCCGGTCGTGGTGAAGCCCCTCGACGCGAACCACGGGCGCGGCGTGTCCCTGGACCTCCGGAGCGAGGCCGAGGTGCGCGTCGCCTTCGAGAAGGCGCGGGAGCACGCGCGCAGCGTCGTGGTCGAGTCCTTCCTCTCCGGGTTCGATCACCGCATGCTGGTAGTGGGTGGCGAGCTCATCGCGGTTGCGAAGCGCGTGCCCGGTCACGTCGTCGGCGACGGCGAGCACAGCATCGCGGAGCTCGTGGACATCGTGAACGCCGATCCGCGGCGCGGCATAGGTCACGAGAAGGTCCTCACCCGCATCGAGCTCGACGAGCAGGCCGAACGGCTGATGCAGGCCAGAGGCTTCACGCGGAGCACCGTGCTCCCCGCCGGCGAGATCTGCTTCTTGCGCGGGACGGGCAACCTCTCGACCGGCGGCACCGCGATCGATCTCACCGACGTCGTACACCCCGACAACCGTGAGATGGCCGTCCGCGCCGCGAAGGCCATCGGTCTCGACGTCTGCGGCGTGGACTTCATCACTCCCGACGTCAGCGAGAGCTACCGCGAGGTCGGCGGGGGGATCTGCGAGGTCAACGCGGCGCCGGGGTTTCGCATGCACGTCGCGCCCACCGAGGGCAAACCGCGGGACGTGGCGGGGCCCGTCATGGACATGCTGTTCCCGCCCGGGGCGCCCGCCAGGATCCCCATCGCGGCCGTCACGGGCACGAACGGCAAGACGACGACGGCGAGGATGCTCGCGCACATCCAGAAGATGAACGGGCACACGGTCGGGCTGGCGACCACCGACGGCGTCTACATCGACGGCGAGCGCACGGTCGCGGGCGACATGACCGGTCCCCGCTCCGCGCAGATGGTGCTCAGGGATCCCTCGGTCGACCTCGCGGTGCTCGAGACGGCGCGCGGCGGTCTGCTCCGCGCCGGCATGGGCTATCGCAGCTGCAACGTCGGCGCGGTCTTGAACGTCACCGCCGATCACCTCGACTCCAAGGGCGTGACGACGCTCGAGCAGCTGGCCGAGGTGAAGCGCATCGTCGTGGAGGTCACGCGCGACTGTGCGGTGCTCAACGCCGACGACCGGCTGTGCCTGCGCATGGCCGACCACACCAACGCCGCGCGCATCGCCTACGTGACGATGAACCCGCGGCACGAGCTGGTGCGCCAGCACCTGCGTGCCGGAGGCCTCGCGGCCGTGCTCGAAGAGGGCATCAACGGCCACATGATCACCATCTTCGACAAGGGAGCGCACCTGCCCCTGCTCTGGACGCACCTCATCCCGGCCACCTTCGAGGGCAAGGCGCTGCACAACGTCCAGAACGCGATGTTCGCTGCGGTGATGGCCTACGCGATGGGCGTGAAGATCGAGAACATCCGCCAGGGGCTGCGCACGTTCGACACCTCGTACTTCCAGGTGCCAGGGCGCATGAACGTGTTCAACGACCTGCCTTTCAAGGTGATCCTCGACTACGCGCACAACCCCGCGGCGGTGCAGGTGATGGCGGATCTCGCGCTGAAGCTCGAGTGCAGCGGCCGCCGGATCTGCGTGCTCTCGGCCCCCGGCGACCGTCGCGACGAGGACATCCGGGCCATGGCACGGATCGCGGGCAAGGCCTTCGATCGGCTGATCCTGCGCCGGGACGACGATCTTCGGGGCCGGGGATCCGACGAGGTCCCGCTGATGCTGCAGGACGAGCTCCTTCAGAGCGGTTTTCCCAAGGAGAACATCGAGCTGATCCCCGACGAGCAGGCCGCGATCGACGCCGCGCTCCGGGGCAGCAAGCGCGGCGACCTCTTGGTCGTGTTCGCGGACATGATCTCTCGCAGCTGGAAGCAGGTCATCTACTTCAAGCCCGAGTCGGCTGGGGGATCGAGCCCGCCCTCCGCCCCCGGGGCGGGGACGGAGCCGAGCGGCGGCTCTGCGCTCGAGAGCAGCGGGCTCGGCGTCGAGTCGAACCGCGACCTGCTCGAGGGTGCGCAGGTGATCCAGGACGACCGCGGCGTGCGCCTGGCGCGCGAGCGCGAGGACTGA
- a CDS encoding efflux RND transporter periplasmic adaptor subunit, with the protein MSSLSRSQTIVRVARGLLWPALLVGGIALVAWLRFWNPAAVRVARVDRGPVVQEAFGRGTIESQREAAVGFDLVGRLSEVLVDEGARVTLGQELARLETNQAEADLRLAKTGISAARSSLERLAADEKRARALVSAAERDARRNDSLFASGVIAAQQRDDTADKLRVARAELDRVLAQRAEATRGIDVAASGAKQKQVAVVRATLLAPFDGLITRRLREPGDTVTIGSTVLRIVDPTQVYVRAAMDETVLHALSEDQRGALFFPGAADPVSGRVTRISWEADRQTHEIFAELTPDKLERRVAIGQRADVRVELAKKDGALRVPMAMIQHDEQGAYVLVDRRGRIAVARPRLGLTGRDQVEVLEGLSEGDVVLVAKTPGASLEPGRRWRAG; encoded by the coding sequence ATGTCAAGCCTCTCCCGGTCCCAGACCATCGTCCGGGTCGCGCGCGGGCTGCTCTGGCCAGCGTTACTCGTCGGGGGCATCGCCCTCGTCGCATGGCTCCGCTTCTGGAACCCCGCCGCGGTCCGTGTGGCTCGGGTGGACCGCGGCCCGGTGGTTCAGGAAGCGTTCGGCCGAGGCACCATCGAGAGTCAGCGCGAGGCGGCGGTGGGCTTCGACCTGGTCGGAAGGTTGAGTGAGGTGCTCGTCGACGAGGGCGCGCGCGTCACGCTCGGTCAAGAGCTCGCTCGCCTCGAGACGAATCAAGCCGAAGCCGATCTGCGCCTGGCCAAGACCGGAATCTCGGCCGCGCGCTCGTCGCTCGAGCGGCTCGCGGCGGACGAAAAGCGCGCGCGCGCGCTGGTCTCGGCGGCAGAACGGGACGCCCGCCGCAACGACTCCCTGTTCGCGAGCGGCGTAATCGCCGCACAGCAGCGGGACGATACGGCCGACAAGCTGCGAGTCGCGCGGGCGGAGCTAGATCGCGTGCTGGCCCAGCGCGCCGAAGCGACTCGCGGAATCGACGTCGCGGCCAGCGGCGCCAAGCAGAAGCAGGTGGCGGTCGTCCGCGCGACCCTGCTCGCTCCCTTCGACGGGCTGATCACCCGGAGACTTCGCGAGCCCGGTGACACGGTGACGATCGGTTCGACCGTGCTCCGCATCGTGGATCCGACCCAGGTGTACGTGCGCGCTGCCATGGACGAGACCGTCCTGCACGCGCTGTCGGAGGACCAACGGGGCGCACTCTTCTTCCCGGGCGCCGCCGATCCCGTCAGCGGTAGGGTCACCCGCATCTCGTGGGAGGCGGACCGCCAGACCCACGAGATCTTCGCCGAGCTGACCCCCGACAAGCTGGAGCGCCGAGTGGCCATCGGTCAGCGCGCGGACGTGCGCGTCGAGCTCGCGAAGAAGGATGGCGCTCTCCGGGTGCCGATGGCGATGATCCAGCACGACGAGCAGGGCGCCTACGTGCTGGTCGACCGTCGCGGGCGCATCGCGGTGGCGCGGCCGCGGCTGGGGCTGACCGGTCGGGACCAGGTCGAGGTGCTCGAGGGACTGTCCGAAGGCGACGTGGTCCTCGTCGCGAAGACCCCGGGCGCTTCGCTCGAGCCGGGCCGCCGCTGGAGGGCCGGTTGA
- a CDS encoding ABC transporter permease translates to MNLALRDVRRHLGRFVGTAAGVGLLLTVVIAMQGIYAGMVEEAILLTRSMRADLWVVQRDTRGPFAEASRLDPSVEARVAAVPGVLSARAYTYQLIQREHRGKVLRIALVGLGWPDDSGAQLTLVRGRPLAQPHGEVIVDASLGFDIGETLVLARETYRVVGLTKNALTSAGDSVAFLTVADTQLIALEQPAEALQLERQRVAERIRRTDIGRGQPALEDLALDPAWRAPALSSPPLAAVLVDVAPHRLSEVRSTLIRWGDVTVFSQAEEEDLLLGGVIQRARMQIGLFTVILTLTATVIVMMVMYNITLEKTHDLAILKLMGAPRSRLLGLVVQQAWLLGALGYGFAFFLGELAFPMFPRRVLITETLAYAAPAVTFVVVTLASILGLAHVMRVDPGRVLEG, encoded by the coding sequence TTGAACCTCGCGCTGCGCGACGTGCGGAGACACCTCGGCCGGTTCGTCGGGACGGCCGCCGGCGTGGGGCTCCTGCTCACCGTCGTCATCGCGATGCAGGGCATCTACGCGGGCATGGTCGAAGAAGCGATCCTGCTCACCCGGAGCATGCGAGCCGACCTCTGGGTCGTCCAGCGGGACACGCGCGGCCCCTTCGCAGAAGCGTCGCGGCTCGACCCGAGCGTCGAAGCCCGCGTCGCGGCCGTTCCGGGCGTACTGAGCGCGCGCGCGTACACCTACCAGCTCATCCAGCGCGAGCATCGAGGCAAGGTCCTGCGCATCGCGCTCGTGGGGCTCGGCTGGCCCGATGACTCCGGTGCCCAACTGACGCTGGTGCGGGGTCGCCCGCTGGCGCAGCCGCACGGCGAGGTCATCGTCGATGCGTCCCTCGGGTTCGACATTGGCGAGACTCTGGTGCTGGCGCGCGAGACCTACCGGGTCGTCGGCCTGACCAAGAACGCGCTGACTTCAGCCGGAGACTCGGTGGCGTTCCTCACCGTCGCAGACACGCAGCTCATCGCACTCGAGCAGCCGGCGGAGGCACTTCAGCTCGAACGCCAGCGAGTCGCCGAGCGGATTCGCCGTACCGACATCGGGCGCGGCCAGCCCGCGCTCGAGGATCTGGCCCTCGATCCAGCATGGCGCGCGCCGGCGCTCTCGTCACCGCCGCTCGCAGCAGTCCTGGTCGACGTCGCGCCGCATCGGCTGAGCGAGGTTCGAAGCACGCTGATCCGCTGGGGTGACGTGACGGTGTTCTCGCAGGCCGAGGAGGAGGACCTGCTCCTTGGCGGAGTCATCCAGCGCGCTCGTATGCAGATCGGGCTCTTCACCGTGATTCTGACGCTCACCGCGACCGTGATCGTCATGATGGTCATGTACAACATCACCCTCGAGAAGACCCACGACCTGGCGATCTTGAAGCTGATGGGGGCGCCCCGATCGCGGCTGCTGGGGCTGGTGGTGCAGCAAGCCTGGCTGCTCGGCGCGCTGGGTTATGGCTTCGCCTTCTTCCTCGGTGAGCTCGCATTTCCGATGTTCCCGCGGCGCGTCTTGATCACGGAGACCCTCGCCTACGCTGCCCCGGCGGTCACCTTCGTGGTCGTCACTCTCGCCAGCATCCTCGGTCTGGCTCACGTGATGCGCGTCGATCCCGGGCGTGTACTGGAGGGATGA
- a CDS encoding methyltransferase domain-containing protein, whose amino-acid sequence MFSQADAYERFMGRWSRLLAPALVAFAEVRDGDAVLDAGCGTGSLSFAVRDGTGAARVSAVDSSAEYVGHAKTANHDPRVEFRVEDAQELPFPDGTFEKTLSLLVLNFIPDPARAVKEWLRVTKTGGVVSAAVWDYGEGMQMLRAFWDEAIAFDPAARPRDEAHMPLCRGGELSALWRQVGLQHVEEVALGVAQRFESFDEYWAPFLLGQGPAGAWVATLDAARRMELGERLRRRLRPPIELEARAWAVRGRVP is encoded by the coding sequence ATGTTCTCTCAGGCCGACGCCTACGAACGCTTCATGGGCCGATGGAGTCGCCTGCTCGCGCCCGCGCTGGTCGCGTTCGCCGAGGTGCGTGACGGTGACGCGGTGCTCGATGCCGGCTGCGGGACGGGCTCGCTCTCGTTCGCCGTGCGCGACGGAACCGGAGCAGCGCGTGTCAGCGCCGTCGACAGCTCGGCGGAGTACGTGGGTCACGCGAAGACGGCGAACCACGACCCGCGTGTGGAGTTTCGGGTCGAGGACGCCCAAGAGCTTCCATTTCCGGACGGGACGTTCGAAAAGACACTCTCGCTGCTGGTCTTGAACTTCATCCCAGACCCGGCGCGCGCCGTGAAGGAGTGGCTGCGGGTCACCAAAACCGGCGGCGTCGTGAGCGCCGCGGTCTGGGACTACGGCGAGGGCATGCAGATGCTCCGGGCGTTCTGGGACGAGGCCATCGCCTTCGACCCCGCGGCCAGGCCGCGCGACGAGGCGCACATGCCCTTGTGCCGGGGCGGCGAGCTGTCGGCGCTGTGGCGGCAGGTGGGACTTCAGCACGTCGAGGAGGTGGCACTCGGCGTGGCGCAGCGCTTCGAGTCCTTCGACGAGTACTGGGCTCCGTTCCTGCTCGGGCAGGGCCCGGCCGGGGCCTGGGTCGCCACGCTGGACGCGGCTCGGCGTATGGAGCTGGGCGAACGGCTCCGCCGACGCCTGCGTCCGCCGATCGAGCTCGAGGCTCGCGCCTGGGCCGTGAGAGGTAGGGTGCCCTAG